From one Humulus lupulus chromosome 8, drHumLupu1.1, whole genome shotgun sequence genomic stretch:
- the LOC133798183 gene encoding abscisic acid receptor PYL4-like, with the protein MPSSLQLHRINPRNPTVMAGGCHKQSHIVPAAKYFPVPESVADHHAHSVGPNQCCSSVVQAIDAPVETVWSVVRRFDNPQAYKHFLKSCHVIDGDGNVGTLREVLVISGLPAGSSRERLEILDDERHVLSFSVVGGDHRLNNYRSVTTLHPSANGSGTVVVESYVVDVPQGNTKEETCVFVDTIVRCNLQSLAQMAENMANPKCHNDLS; encoded by the coding sequence ATGCCTTCTTCACTCCAACTCCACAGAATCAACCCCAGAAACCCCACCGTCATGGCCGGTGGATGTCACAAGCAATCCCACATCGTCCCCGCCGCAAAGTATTTCCCGGTTCCGGAATCAGTGGCTGACCACCACGCCCACTCGGTCGGACCCAACCAGTGCTGCTCGAGTGTGGTTCAGGCGATCGATGCGCCGGTCGAAACAGTCTGGTCCGTTGTTAGACGATTCGATAACCCTCAGGCTTACAAGCACTTTCTGAAGAGCTGCCACGTCATCGACGGTGACGGCAACGTGGGCACACTCCGCGAGGTCCTCGTGATTTCGGGTCTTCCGGCCGGGTCGAGCAGGGAGCGGCTGGAGATACTGGACGACGAGCGCCACGTGTTGAGCTTCAGCGTCGTCGGAGGGGATCACCGACTCAATAACTACCGATCCGTCACCACGCTTCATCCTTCGGCCAATGGGAGCGGGACAGTTGTCGTCGAATCGTACGTCGTTGACGTACCGCAAGGTAACACTAAGGAGGAAACCTGCGTTTTTGTCGACACCATCGTACGTTGTAATCTTCAGTCGCTCGCTCAGATGGCCGAAAATATGGCCAACCCAAAATGTCATAACGACCTTTCGtaa